The following nucleotide sequence is from Prosthecobacter sp..
GTCGATCGAGGCCATTGAATCCAGCCCGAACCTGCCCAGATCTTCGTCCATCGGCACCGCTTGATCCGCGCCAACAAAGCGCAGATGCGGGCGGAGGATTTCCTGGAGCTTGGGGGCGAGGTCAGTGGCGGTCATGTCCACACGGCCATAACAAAGGTTCACTCCACGCGCAAGTTCGCGTGCCAGCACGGCAGGAACCACGTCTCCACCACCTCCGTGCCGCGATAAGCCACTTCGGCGGGCGTTTCGTGGCTGAGGAAACCGATCAGGCTGGCCGTCAGCCCATACGCGCCCACATTCGGCACCGCCAGCACATCCCCCACCTCCACGGGAGCCATCTTCTGACCTCGGGCCAGGCTGTCCAGCGGACTGCACAATGGGCCCACCACATCCGCCACGATCTCACCCTCGCGTTGCGCCGTGAGATTCTGTAACGTGATCGCCGCACGAGGAATACGCCCCAGGCCCGACATGCCGCCCAGGTGATGAATCCCCGTGTCCAGCACCACAAACGTCTTTGTCCCCGCCTGCTTCACGTCCAAAACCGT
It contains:
- a CDS encoding phosphopantetheine-binding protein, with product MTATDLAPKLQEILRPHLRFVGADQAVPMDEDLGRFGLDSMASIDLLMDIESQLGVQIPDEMMTVDTFATGNHLLAVIEKLV